GAATCCGCCCGCAGGGAAAAGCGCTGGGACGAAGCGGACCGGTTGCGCGAAGCGTTGAGGCGCCGAGGGATCGCCGTCGTGGACACGCCTCACGGCCCCCGCTGGGAGCGCCTCCACTGAGACCCTGCACGGCCCCATGGGAATCGAAGCTGGAGCTTCGATTGAGGCGGTTCCCAAGCCAGAGCTTGGGCACGAGGGAAAACGTAGGCTGGACGGGCTTGTTCGACGTTCACTGCCATGGCGTAGACTTCATGCCGTGCGTGCAAGCTTGTGTGCTTGCTCGTCTACAGCCTTGATGACGTCCTGGACTGCGTTTACCTCGGTTTCTTCGAAATAGACTTCTCCGCATTGCGTGCACACCCAAGCGGGAACGTTGTCGAAGCTGACGTGGATATTTTCACGATCAATATGAAATGGCGCATGTCCGCGCACCATTGTGCCCTGACAATACATGCATTTCATGACTTAATCCTCGCTCTGAAGTCTCTAGACCATTGATCTTCGTCCGGAATATACGCCGTTATTACCGCCAAGTATCCACCTTGTTCCCAAGCTCCAGCTTGGGAACACAACTGTGCAGAAGCTCCAGCTTCGCCCCGCGTGGCAAGACGTCCCGGAGTCCGCCGGAGAAGAAAGCGTTCCATGAATCCCGACGGGTTCTGCGGCATGCGGATGCCGTCGGTCCGGTTCTTCCGGCCGACGAACGTCAACGTTTTCATTCGGCCGAAAGGAATCGCTTCAGTTCGTCTTCTTCACCGGGCATGAGCGGGTATTCCCGGTTCTTTCCCGTGAAATCCCGGAAGACCACCCGATCCTGCTTCACACGGTGAATGGCGTTGGGAAGCAGCGGCACTTTGCCGTGCCCCCCGGGAAGGTCCACCACAAACTGAGGGATCGCCAACCCTGAGATGCGGTTTCTGAGAGACTGGACGATGGCGAGGCCCCGGTGGAGCGGTGTTCGAAAGTGGGCCGTGCTTTCCATCAGGTCCATCTGGAACAGGTAGTACGGGCGGACGCGTAGGCGCAGCAGGCCCACGAAAAGCTCCCGGAGCACTTCCGCCGAATCGTTTACGGACTGAAGCAGCACCGTCTGGCTTCCGAGCGGGATGCCCGCGTCCGCCAGGCGTGAACAGGCCAGGGCCGAACGGGAATTGATTTCCCGGGGATGATTGAAGTGGATGTTCACGTAGAGGGGATGGTACAAGGCCAGCATACGGGCGAGTTCCGGGGTGATTCGATCGGGATCCGCCGAGGGCACCCGGGTGCCGATCCTCACGATCGCCACGTGACGGATGGCACGCAGTGCTCGGAGATACTCTTCCAGAGTGGAAGGATGAAGCATGAGTGGATCGCCCCCGGAAAGCAGCACATCCCGGATTTCCGGGTGCTTCTTGATGTAATCCAGCCCGGCCGCCTGAAGCGACGCGTCCGCAGGCACCGAATCGGTCCAGCGCCGCTTTCGGGTGCAGAAGCGGCAATGAACGGCGCATCGGTTGCATACGATCCACAAAACGCGGTCCGGATAGCGGTGAACCAGGTTGGGAACGGGCGAACGTTCTTCTTCGCCGAGGGGATCTCGAAAGCCGCCCGCGTCCTGCAATTCCCGGGGATCCGGAACCACCTGCATCCAGATGGGATCGCCCGGCCGCTGCATCAGGCGCTCGAAGTGAGCGCTCGTTCGAAAGGGATAGACTTCCGCCACCCGCCGGAGCGGTTCCGCGGGAACGGACCAGCGGCCGGCAAAGGCTTCGATCCTTCCCGCCCCGCCGCTTACGGCGGCTTGTCCACGCCCTTGAACCACCAAAGATCCGGAAGCCTCCCCGGTCTTCGCCTCGATCTCAAACATCGGGAAAAACCCTCCTCCGTCTCAAGGTCCCCATGACTTTAATCCATACTTTAATCCATCCCGGACCAACCTGTCTCATGAATAATGGCATCGCCCCGCCCGGCCGCCTCCACCAATACATAAGCGCTAAGTTGTTTTTGCCCGGTATCGACTGGAAAATTGAACATCGAACATTGAACATCGAACATCGAACATTGAACATTGAACATCGAACATTGAACATTGAACATCGAACATTGAACATTGAACATTGAACATTGAACA
This is a stretch of genomic DNA from Desulfoglaeba alkanexedens ALDC. It encodes these proteins:
- a CDS encoding KamA family radical SAM protein; this translates as MFEIEAKTGEASGSLVVQGRGQAAVSGGAGRIEAFAGRWSVPAEPLRRVAEVYPFRTSAHFERLMQRPGDPIWMQVVPDPRELQDAGGFRDPLGEEERSPVPNLVHRYPDRVLWIVCNRCAVHCRFCTRKRRWTDSVPADASLQAAGLDYIKKHPEIRDVLLSGGDPLMLHPSTLEEYLRALRAIRHVAIVRIGTRVPSADPDRITPELARMLALYHPLYVNIHFNHPREINSRSALACSRLADAGIPLGSQTVLLQSVNDSAEVLRELFVGLLRLRVRPYYLFQMDLMESTAHFRTPLHRGLAIVQSLRNRISGLAIPQFVVDLPGGHGKVPLLPNAIHRVKQDRVVFRDFTGKNREYPLMPGEEDELKRFLSAE
- a CDS encoding type II toxin-antitoxin system MqsA family antitoxin, whose amino-acid sequence is MKCMYCQGTMVRGHAPFHIDRENIHVSFDNVPAWVCTQCGEVYFEETEVNAVQDVIKAVDEQAHKLARTA